One Littorina saxatilis isolate snail1 linkage group LG1, US_GU_Lsax_2.0, whole genome shotgun sequence genomic window carries:
- the LOC138978234 gene encoding 15-hydroxyprostaglandin dehydrogenase [NAD(+)]-like, producing MQLKGKTALVTGGASGVGLAVIETLASKGTKAVSLDVSEEAGQTAAAVTNDKYGAGSVTFIKCDVTHVEQLESCFKQAVSVLGHIDIVFNNAGVILENRWEYMIDVNFKGVVAGTQLAVEHMRRDKGGKGGVIINTSSYVGLVPKFTHPVYVGSKFAVVGFTSSWASNPYMKDMGLRFGTLCPTAVDTAFHQLKDEQVRYPREFRESVKMQTLLPVPRAVEGFLQLVEDDESNGSNLMVMAQGNLYQQQVLQDGKGLPKPQFYFFPS from the exons atgcaactgaaaggaaaaacagCTCTCGTAACTGGAGGTGCTTCTGGGGTTGGGTTGGCGGTCATTGAGACACTGGCAAGTAAAGGCACAAAG GCGGTGTCTCTGGACGTGTCTGAAGAAGCCGGACAGACAGCAGCAGCCGTCACCAACGACAAATATGGCGCCGGTTCCGTCACCTTCATCAAGTGTGACGTCACACACGTTGAGCAACTGGAAA GTTGTTTCAAGCAGGCAGTGTCAGTGCTGGGTCACATTGACATCGTCTTCAACAACGCTGGCGTCATCCTGGAGAACAGATGGGAGTACATGATTGACGTCAACTTT AAAGGTGTGGTGGCCGGCACCCAGCTGGCCGTGGAACACATGAGGCGTGACAAGGGAGGGAAGGGAGGTGTCATCATCAACACCTCCTCCTATGTTG GCCTTGTGCCCAAGTTCACGCACCCTGTTTACGTGGGTTCCAAGTTTGCTGTTGTGGGCTTCACTTCAAGCTGGgcg aGTAACCCGTACATGAAAGACATGGGGCTGCGGTTCGGAACTCTCTGCCCTACAGCCGTGGACACGGCGTTCCATCAGCTGAAGGACGAGCAGGTCCGGTACCCCAGGGAGTTCAGAGAGTCCGTCAAGATGCAGACCCTCCTCCC AGTCCCGAGGGCGGTGGAGGGCTTCCTTCAGCTGGTGGAGGACGATGAGAGCAACGGGTCCAACCTGATGGTGATGGCCCAGGGCAACCTCTACCAGCAGCAAGTCCTGCAGGACGGCAAGGGGCTGCCCAAACCACAGTTCTACTTCTTCCCTTCTTAA